The nucleotide window GCCGGGCATGCGTAAACGTAGCCAATGACCCCCTCTCCCTGGAACCCAATGTCTTGCATATTGCAGCGCTCACCGCACAAGGGCAGGCGGCGACCTATAGCAGTGCGGGGTCCGTGAATTGGGTCAGTGGCATGGGGGGCGAATACGGCGACTATGGTCTGTATGGCGAAAACCCCGATAACCAACACCAAGGACGTGGCCCTCTGGACGGCCCCACCTTGTTTTCCACTGACATGCGCGGTTGTGCGGCAGGCTATAGCTACCAGGGCGGCAAAGTCCCCGCCGCCACGCCTTTTCTGCGCGGCGAAACCCAACGCAATGGGATGGCTGACAATCCCGCCTGCGATTACAGCTACATGAATGGCACCTCTGCAGCCGCCCCCAGCATCAGCGGGGTGGCGGCGCTGATACTCAGCGCCAACCCTGAACTCAGTTGGCGCGATGTGCGCGATATTCTGCGGCTATCGGCGCGCCGGGTGGATGTCGATTATCTGCAGCGCCGCCCGGACGGGCCAGAAGGCACTCTGCCCCGATTCGGGGATCAGCTGGATCTGAGCAACAATCAGTGGGTGAATGCCCTCAGCAGCCCGACGGACATCGCAGCAGCAGCCACCCGCGTCCCGCTGGACCTGGGCTGGCAAACCAATGCGGCTGGGCTGGCTTATTCCAATCGCTATGGTTTTGGTCTGCCCGATGCCAGCCAGGCCGTGGCGTTGGCCCAGGCCTATGCCCGCGATCCCAGCCTGGGACGGTTGGCCGATGTGCATATCCCAAACTTCACGACCACGGTGTATTGGCATAAAAATATGGGCGATCTGATGGAAACCCAAGACCTGGCAGGGGTCGTACCTGCCGAGTTGCCTGGTGGGTTCCCCTATCGCCAGGTATCCCTGCTGGGCACATTCAAGGTCGCGCAGGGCAACGCCATCGTGGATGAGTTCCAGCTACGCCTGTCCGGGCAGGGTGTCTGTCTGGGGGCGATCGGCCTGGCGGTGAAATCCCCCAGCGGCACGATGTCCTTGCTGAAGCTGCCCAACGATCATTTCAGCGGGGGCGCAGAGTCAATCGACGACGGCACCCGCATTCCGGTTGATGAGTTCCTGCAATACGGGCTAGGCAGCTACGCGTTCTACAACGAGGCCGCAGCAGGCGACTGGTCCTTGTATATGCTGGCGGCCAACCCGGATACGGCCAGCGCCATCAAGACCTTTATCGACTGCCCCTCTGTCCTGGACGACGCCCCCAGGGACTTTGCCTTTATTGTTGAATCCCGGGTGATTACGCAGTAAATCAAACTGCCTGAGGACAACACCGCCCTGTGCAACGCGCAGGTTACGCGGCGCGGCAATAAATGGGGTCAGACACCATTCCTAGAAAGAAATGGTGTCTGACCCCATTTCTTTGATCTCATTCATTGCTTGTTTTGGCAGGCTCGAGCCATGAATTCGTCCGCCACCGCCCGGGGCGCCCGAGTACACAGGCTGACGACCACGAACAGCACAATCGACACCGGCAGGACCCAGACCCCAGCGGACAGGCCCAGGGGGCGCATGCCGGTGGCAAACATGGTCAATACCACGGCGCTGCCACCCAGAATACTGGCCAGCGCCCCGGCAGCAGTGCCTCGGCGCCAGAAGAACGCGCCGATAATGGCCGGGACGACCACCGCCAGGCCGGTGGAGGCCGCCACGGACAGCACGGCAATCAAATTAAGCTGCAGTTCGGCGAACATCAG belongs to Castellaniella sp. and includes:
- a CDS encoding S8 family peptidase gives rise to the protein MAITLPPFKRFSILLGAVLAISLSACSDSGGGDNPIQPVPPPPDPDPTAFQTGATEPLYPFQWALNHKDSYFSAFASAANGTDLNVEDAHRAGVKGQGVRVLVLDSGVDLHNEDLASNADPSMSWNFVNNSHDPYPTILNDHHTAPHGTAVAGIIAAAQNQKGVMGIAPRVSLGGANVLDADDSVNAEDLQARFALAYGGADWSRQADLINGSYGEDEMAKPYDDVDSDNMQDLETPLVRGLKTLRDGRGVVFIKSAGNEYTTNGDQTIVCDGPTASRACVNVANDPLSLEPNVLHIAALTAQGQAATYSSAGSVNWVSGMGGEYGDYGLYGENPDNQHQGRGPLDGPTLFSTDMRGCAAGYSYQGGKVPAATPFLRGETQRNGMADNPACDYSYMNGTSAAAPSISGVAALILSANPELSWRDVRDILRLSARRVDVDYLQRRPDGPEGTLPRFGDQLDLSNNQWVNALSSPTDIAAAATRVPLDLGWQTNAAGLAYSNRYGFGLPDASQAVALAQAYARDPSLGRLADVHIPNFTTTVYWHKNMGDLMETQDLAGVVPAELPGGFPYRQVSLLGTFKVAQGNAIVDEFQLRLSGQGVCLGAIGLAVKSPSGTMSLLKLPNDHFSGGAESIDDGTRIPVDEFLQYGLGSYAFYNEAAAGDWSLYMLAANPDTASAIKTFIDCPSVLDDAPRDFAFIVESRVITQ